TTGCGATCACCCTGGCCAACACCTTTATGGGATTGCCTCCCGTTGTGGTCGGGCTTGTTCTCTATCTGCTCCTGTCCCGGAGCGGTTGCCTCGGTTTTCTCGGCCTGCTCTATACCCCTTCGGCCATGATCCTGGCCCAGACTATTCTCGCCCTGCCGATCGTGGCTTCTCTCTGTCATTCGGCCATCGTCGGCGTAGATCCCCTGATCAGGCAGGCCGCTTCGACCCTCGGGGCGACCCCGTTGCAGCAGACGCTGACCGTTGTGGGCGAGGCGCGCTACGGGATCCTCTCCGCGATCATTGCCGCCTTCGGCCGGGTGATGGCGGAGGTGGGGGCGATCCTGATCGTGGGTGGGAACATCGCAGGTTATACCCGGGTGATGACGACGACGATTGCTTTGGAGACCGACCAGGGTGAATTTGAGCTGGCCCTGGCGCTGGGTATGGTCCTCCTTTCGATCTCCCTTGTGATTAATCTCTTCCTGCATTACGTGCAGCAGCGCGGAAAGGTGCATTCCCCCCGATGAAACTCACCTTCGGCATCGAGGATATTGCGAAATCGTACCGGGGAATGCCGGTGCTGGCAGGCTGTTCCGCACGCTTCGACCGGCCCGGTGTTTACTGCCTGACGGGGCCGAACGGGAGCGGCAAGTCGACCCTTCTGCGCCTGTGCGCCCTGCTCGAAAGGCCGGACAGCGGCAGGGTCCGCTACCTTAATTCGGGGCATCTGTTGCCTGCGGACATATCCCTGATGCGGCGTATTACCCTGGTCCTGTCGAAGGTAGGCTTGTTCCGGGCCACGGTCGGCGGGAATGTCGCCTACGGGCTTAAGGTCCGGGGTGTTCCGTGGAGGGAGCGGAAGGAGCGGGTAAACAGGGTTCTCGCGCAGCTTGG
This window of the Deltaproteobacteria bacterium genome carries:
- a CDS encoding ABC transporter permease subunit produces the protein MDVFLQAFAMILQLKPELLHIILLSLRVSGLALLAATLLGLPLGAVMGIAVFPGRSLAITLANTFMGLPPVVVGLVLYLLLSRSGCLGFLGLLYTPSAMILAQTILALPIVASLCHSAIVGVDPLIRQAASTLGATPLQQTLTVVGEARYGILSAIIAAFGRVMAEVGAILIVGGNIAGYTRVMTTTIALETDQGEFELALALGMVLLSISLVINLFLHYVQQRGKVHSPR
- a CDS encoding ABC transporter ATP-binding protein; protein product: MKLTFGIEDIAKSYRGMPVLAGCSARFDRPGVYCLTGPNGSGKSTLLRLCALLERPDSGRVRYLNSGHLLPADISLMRRITLVLSKVGLFRATVGGNVAYGLKVRGVPWRERKERVNRVLAQLGLSHKEKDPVFALSSGEAQRVGVARALVLMPEVLFLDEPTAFVDRESKGMIERTIMDMKEEGKSIVVLATHDRSQVKRLADRVFVMEDGKILET